From Perca flavescens isolate YP-PL-M2 chromosome 19, PFLA_1.0, whole genome shotgun sequence:
taaaatgttgaaGTACTCACATTTGACAAAAATCTCGGTATCGTGTTTTAGCTTTTTAGAAAGAGAGGTGGAACAAGTGCACGTGCTAATGCAGTAGAAGCTAGCTAGCAAAGCAAGCAGGACTTCAGCTCTGTACAGTCCTTGATCATTGCTTCTTTTAAACTTTGACTCTCTCTAAGACTCAATGAAATAAATGCAAAACACTGCCGTATCAAGCTAGCGTGTTAAATATTAGCTACTTATTACAATATTGGCTATTTGTTACACTGCAACACAATGAATCATCATCTACATGTTGCACTTGGTACAAAATTAACATTATTTCCATGTGTCCCATCACCTGAATGTTTCTGTAGGAAAGCCGATTGCTGCATTCtccctgtctttctttctgcctGGCCCTTAACCTGGCCCTTTGCTGCCTCTTCATCAGCTTCCAGtactctctcttcctctgcagGCTGATGCCACCGCTGTGCTTGGTCACCACACTGTTGTTGACTGAGTTGCTGTTGTGGCATTGTTCTTGTCTATGTGGTCGTAAATGATCCATGGGTAGGTGATGTAGCTTTGGCGGCTCTGGGGAACAGCAGCTTTGATGGCCTGCTTTTTTGGTGCGAAGCCTCTGGGTTCTGCGTGGTGAAGATGGGCTGTTAGAGGCTTCCATGGAGGGGTTTACTATGAATTTCGAAAGGGTTTGGGATGAGTGCTCACAAGTGGGATGCAGGACTGCCTCGTTGGAGGTGGAAAGAGGTGGAAGTGTCTCGCTACTTTGGGAGGAGTCCTTCAGATGAGGGCTTGGTGGACCTGCTCGTAACAAGGCATCAGTATCTGGCTGGCAGCTTTCTATCTCCAATTTCAAGTCAGCAGCAATAGGAGCCACCTCATTCGGAGGTAAATTTGGCTTTATCTCCTGCTCAAAGACCTCTTCCGTTGACTCTGTTTTAATGCCAGTCTGCACACTTCTACACTCGGTCACTGTGCTAAGTGATTCTTCCAGGAGTTTCTTCATAGAGGCAACGGCTAGCAGAGTGGTAGCTTGGCTGTCTGCATTCAGAGCTAGGTCAGGCTCTGGCTGAGACGCAGGAGGTGGTGATGGGGAGGTTGGGGGTTTGATATCTGGACAGATGGCTTGTTCTGGTTGGGAATTTAGGTCAACTGCTGGCATAGACTCACTCTCTTGTTTTATCTCATTTGCATGTGGTGTAAGCGGCACACTGTTTATGGGGAGAAATTGTGCATTTCCTGAATGGTTAGTAAGACTTCTTCCTAGTGGTACAGTGGTTACTGCCATTTGCTTCTGGGCTTTCCTCCTCTGTAGAGTCGCATTGGCCCTCGCTAGTAAGACACCCTGCCTCAATCGAGCGGCACGAGCTGCTCGCTGCTCTCGTTTCTTTATCCTCCAGTACTCCCTCTTTTTTgccatcctctcctcctccgtCAACTCTGGATCCAGAAAGAGTGCCGACAGGGATGGCACACTACTTGAGATGGCCATTTTCATGACACAGCCACCGAGATTCGACCCCGCTGTCGATCCTCCAGAAACGGCATTTTGAGGGGCTTGAGGATGAGTGAGAGTGAGCTGACTACCAGTTTGGATTGCTAACTTGTGTACATTAGGAACAGTTGTGCTTTCAACTTGAGTCCTTGGTCGGATTGACAGCAGTCTTGGAGGCTTGTTGACCGACTGTCCAGCAAAAGGAAAAGAGACCTGAGCGGGGCGGAGGAAAGGGGGAGGCTGGGTTCCATGAACGGGTGTACTACCTCTCTGTTTAGTATTGGGTTGATGCTGAGGTTTTGTAATGGGGGTATTATTAGAAACTGCATGACACTCTTCTTCACTTTTGTGCGCTGCTGTGTTGTGATCTGTAGGAACCTGGGGAATGTTAATGGTCACTGTCCCGTCCTCTTTGATGAACCCTCCAATGGTCTCAGAGGCGTGGGTGTGGGTGCTTCCTGCTGATTGGGCCAGTGCTCTGGCCCTCCTCATCTCCTCTAGGATTCTCTGGTAACGTTTCACTCTTCGCATCAGAGAGTCCCTCTCCTTCAACCGAGCCTTCACTTCCATTGACAGCTTAGCTCGCTGTTCGCGCTTTTTAACCCGCCAGTACTCTCGCCGTTTGGCTATTATTTGCTCAGGAGTGTCGTTAGGGTCAATTTGGGGGATATTTCTGGTGCCAAAGACTGAAGTAAGCAACGGGGATCTGCATCTTATGTTTCTTTGATTTAGGAAATTCTTCTGGGCTTCAATGAACCTCTGTCTTGGGGTTTTACACCGTGCGATCCCTCGGGAAACATTGGAAAGATGTACATAACTTGGAAGCTTTCGCTGTGACTCCCCTAGCTTTCTCACTGAAATAGTACCACATGTGATGGCTGTCTGTGGTGTCCTATGTGGAGTTTGAACTTTTATCTGACCTGCTTGCAGGTTAACTGTAGTTAAACTTGCTGGCCCACTTTGCAGGTCATAATTTCCCCTTTTTGCCGATGTAAATGAAGTTTTGACCCGAGGAGGACACTGCTTCTGGCCTGCTCCTCTCAAAAATGACTGAGATGGAAGATGCTGAAGAATTGTGCCGCCCGCAAGTCCTGGTTTTTGTGCTGTTTGCCTCTGTAAAGTCATCTCCGCGCTTTGCGTCCTTTCTCTGGCTTTAGCTATTTGGGCTGCCAGCTTTGCCCTCTGCTCTCGCTTTTTGATCCGCCAATGCTCTCTGCGCTTGGCTGCTCTCTGCTCCTCTGACTCCAGGGAAGACTGGGAGTTGCTAACACCTTTAGCCCTCTGCAGGGTGACCAAGGCACTCTTTGTTCCACTTTGAGGTGTTGTGTTCGCTGTTTTCCCCTCTGTTTTAATAGAAACTGGGACATATGGAGAAGACACATGAATCATACCTGTGGTCACGTTGGTGGGTAAGAGTTTGGGCTGAATGCGTAATGCAACTTGTGCCTTATGTTGCGTTTTGGGGACTGATGACCCCTGCATAGACACACATGGCTGAGGTGTTGTTTTAGCGGAGCTGCCATTAGTAGTACTGGTCATCCTGACTGGAGGCACTGAGGAATGGGTGTTCAGCTGGGTCCCAATGGGTGTGAGTGAGGTAACGCCTCTGCTCACAGCACCCCTTGCTGTTAGGCATTTCACTGTGTCTGCGTTGCCCCTCGAAGCTTTGGCGGAGACGGAACATGATACTGGCAACTGAGGCAAGACCTTGTTGAGTTTCATTGTACGGAGCCACTTCTCCTTTTGGTTTTCAGTGGCTTCAACTGACCTACCCCCCAATGCATTTCCACTCTGTGATGCAGGAGAGACATTGACTGTTTGGTATGAGTCATTATTACTCTGCAAAGGAGAAGTGAAAGCAGCAAAAGAGCCGGATAAAGTGGAATTACCCACTGCAGGGGCATGTAGATGTCGGAGCTTTTCCTCTTGACTGTGTTGTGTTGACGTTCCTCTGCGCTCTGTCAGTCGGGCCCTCTGCTCTCGTTTCTTGATTTTCCAGTATTGCCTCTTTTGCGTGAGGGTGGCGTCATCATATTCTGACGCGGGCCGGTAGCGGTGAGACGTTGAACCACTTTTATCTTTTGTAGTTGGCATCGCCAGCTCGGACAGCCCATCAGTTCTCATCCAACTGGTTGGCTCTTCCTTGTCGCGCTTATTCAATTCATCCCCTGAGTCCAGAATCCTCACTGCCATTAACACCCATGGCGTCCTCCTATATGATGCAGCAGTAGGTGCTTTGCTCTGCTGAGCAGATGCCAAATCTCTTAGACATCACATCGGTATGCAGGTGTCCTGAGGAACAGAAAACAAGTCTTAGTTGCATCTTACTTTGTAATAAACCTGACAATGATATTTGTCAAGATATTATACACTCAGTGACTACTTTATTAGGTAAACCTGTACAATCAAATCAATCCAATGCAACAGCTCAGTCTTGCTAAGATTATAATGCTCAGGTTTTCGTTCATGTTGTCAGAGAGGTATTAATTCaaccactttattaggtacacctttACAGCCTAATCAAACATCCCTGACATAAATTCTACCTTTAGTAAGATTATAATGTTCCGTTTTTGTTGACACTGTCGGATTGTtactcaattaatcgattaatcgtttggtctataaaatgttgcCTATTTTATCAAAGGAAAATGCTTATTACAATTAACCAGAGCACATGCTGACGTATTcaaagtcttgttttgtttgaccaaAAGTCTTACTACCATGGGAGActaagaaaaacagcaaattgtCACATTTTAGCAGCTGAAACCATAACATTTTAAGTATTTAGTAAGTAAAATGATTATCAGAATTGTTGgcgattcattttctgtcaataaACTAATCAATGAATTGACTTATCATTTCAGCTCCCTTAAAAACATGAAATTGGGAAGAATATTAGAACCACATTTCAACATAATGCAGTCCAGTACAACAGCAATACCACCATCGCCCTTAATAATAAACACATGGTTGAATTAGCACCTCTAGGAAAGTTTGAACAGTATAGCTTGGTAAAGATAGAATATGTGGCAGAGATGTTGTACTGGATTACATAAGATCAGTGAACAGTTATTGAGACATCATCAACCATAAAGCACACGCATGTAAAATATTCACAATGAAGGGATTTTCATGTAAAAACATCAATCTAACGTGTGAATATTTCAGATGTGATTAAAATCCTATCTAAGCACATGTGATGAATTCACACCATAAAGCCACATGGTTTTCATGATTTTATATCACGTGTGAAatcacatttcacatttcagTGCATGTGGTCTATCACATGCAGAAACATTTCAGATGCAATGGATTCACAAAGCCTATGTGGTTTAGGACATTTCACTTGTGAGAACATTCATTTCACTTGTGCTGTGTCTTTACTCTTATCCATTATTTACTCTTTCTGtactaaaagaaataaataaaaaatgttggacTCAATGGAAATGTTCCCATTTCCAGTGACGCTTGTTTATGAAATACATGCTAATCAAAAGACAATGCATATGAACTAAGGCGCCCGTCTCCTTTCACACAACACGATTTACACGTGAGCACATCTTAGTTGTCTAAGCATTTAAATGTAGCATATAATATGAATATTAAACATTTCTATCCCACAGCATATTTGGTGATACAAACGCGTCGCGTAGCCTACATGCATGTAAAAATGTGTTAGCTACAGGAACCAGGAAGGAAGCAAAGTGACACTGTCCCTTTAAACCTGTCCCTCTCTATCACAAATTATATCTGTCGAGAgccatttttattctttattctgcTTATATTTGATTGTAAACGTAGCGAAGCGACCCAGCGGAAGCGAAATTACCAAATACATCCAAAAACGAAGTAACAAATTGCCACATTAGGGCGTAAATCGTGCCTAAAAGCGCTGTCTCCCAGCGGCACAATGGACAAGATCTTCCTCCTCTTGTCCACACGGACGGGCGCCTGTCTGAGTCTGCTGCCTGTCTAAAAGAAGCGAGAAAACCCGCGAATTACTGTCGTAAAGCAGGACGCTTGATAACATGTGGAAGAAAAACATGCATACCCGATACCTTTTAGTTACACCTAACTTTCCGGGACAGTTTTTGTGAACGTTTTTGGACAGATATGTTGCCAGGACACTGCAGCTACTTTCCGCCAGCCAGCCGTGCTCTGAGGCTGCCTTGACAACGCTGAAAAGTACCAGGATGTGGGACCTGGAtgcttgctctgtgtgtgtgtgtgtgtggggggggggcatggacacacagagacagtacAACGCCCCCTCCTTTTCAAACCTGAAGCCATTAAGAAAGTGTATGAAAAAAGAATTCAACAAAATTGtggctacgagctccatgaGTCACAACATCAGACGGATGCTAATTAGGCCTAACCTCATTTGTCATTTCAAGATTTAGTGAAATTTGGGAGAGAACACACAAATTCCATAACCAGTCAAATGAACATTCAGTGACAATGCACAGAGATTATAGGCTACATAAAGCTTGCAATAACATATGGTATTTTTCCAATTTGGAGCAGCTGGATAAAAGTCCATTGATTTATTGTCTTTTCCTACAGATGACCTCAATTTATGTGCAGAACCATCAGGGATAGGGCTACAGTGTGATTTGTGGTTTATATCATATGCGCAATGATCATATTTGTATCATTAATGGGCACATTGATGAAAAAAATAGTATATGTACTAGTGttagtattaaaaaataaaacattctaAAACAATCTCTTCATAAATCTTATTCAAAATCTATTTCAAGAGCTTGGGCTCCAAATGTCCAACAACATTACAATGTTTTAATTTCAGTATAATTTGAATAGCTACAAATAACATCAAATAAGAGAATGTATAACTAGAGCTGACACAATTATCCATTAATCTACATCAGCACAAGTAGCCTACTGTCTGGATAAAAACGGACAAGCTCCATCTCTAGAAGGGCTGgtcagaggggggggggggtcaacaACACCCAACAACATAagaatgttttaatttaaatataaccAAAAGCAACAAATAACACTTCAGGAGGAAATGTATGATTAGAGTCGAAACGCTCAAATTAGTTGGCAACCATTTTTAAAGCAAATTGAGCCACAAATGTTCTATGCTCCAGCTTCTCGCATATTTGCTGCATGGTTTCTTGGTATTCTGTGATAGCAGACTAAATATTTTGGGTTTTTGACTAGCCTATTGTTCAGACAAAACAGGCTATTTAAATGTGTCAGCTGGGCTCTTGACCAAACAATAAATTGATTATTTAAGCAAATACTGGCAAGATAGACAATAATGAAGATAACTGTTAGTTTCAGTTCTATGTATAATAATAACGCAAGTTATTCTCTGGTATAGACCCacaatgtattttgttaaaaacaacactaaacacaggattatataaaaaagaagaaagaaaaaaaaaaaagtaggctaCGGGGTCCCCAGCACAAAATATTATGAGCCTGAGCATGGGGCCCTGATTTGCAATGGACCCGCCTCGAGTTTTAACCTATGCCTTACCGAACCAAACCGCCTCTATTATCGCATGATTTTGTGAGAACAACAGCATTAGTATTAGCAGCTTATCAGTATTAGCGCCTGCTGCTCCGTTTCCCCCCCCCGGGGTGGGTGTGCATTGTCGACGCTGCTACTGTCTCTTTAAATTTACCCAGGAGCCCCTTAAGGAGCCCCAGGGGCCCCTAGTCCGGCTCCCCACCCTGAAGACAAGCAAGAGCCTTAAAATACATTACTAGAGGCCTGCGCCGAGGCGCTCCCACACAGCGCAGGACGGAGGAACGGGCTCTACTCGCCAGCGGAATACATGATTGTGTGATTATATGAAAAGTTAACTTGGCTCCCGTGCGGGGCGCGTGGGGGGGGGACATCGTAGAGCACGGGCTCCTCAGCGATGGGCTCGTTATAGAGCGCCTGCCAGATGCGTGTCGAACGGCGCCGAGCGGTGTGAACATGTCACTGTTGTAACACGGTGTTGTCAGTGTGACATGTCCCGCTTCAGCGCTACGGTACGGTGAAGGAAGGAGGAACGCTAGCCACTATTAAAACAGCGGGCAGGCCAGTGATGGAAGAGAAAGAATCGGGGGAAAGCGAGCCCGTGGACCTCCGGTGTGCCGAGCAGCCTGAGCTGCTCTCATTAATAATAAGCGGAGAGGAGGAAGCGACGCAAGAGGAGAGTGACTTGGGaggtaaagaaagaaaagaaaaaaacccgTGTTATTATGCTGTGTGTTTCTCACCGCAAAGTGGGACTGCGTGGCTGTCAGAGCCACGGCCATTGTCAGACAGCCAGTTAATCCGTGTCAGGGACAATGCCATGGAGCAGCATGGCCCCTCCGTCTCTGTGGCTCCTATAAACAAAGGCTCAACAGcacgcaggcaggcaggcaggcaggcggaCCGAGACACACCGCTGCCCCCCAGTGGACAGCGGCGGCACAGGCCGCCGTTCATAGCCCACCAATGAGTAAACAATCATAAAATgggttattggaataaatagcCCCTATTAGATAACACGTAGCATGATAATTCCTTCACGTAGCACATAAAACAGTCTTAACCGTATTGAACAGTAGCCTATAC
This genomic window contains:
- the si:dkey-28a3.2 gene encoding uncharacterized protein si:dkey-28a3.2, with the protein product MAVRILDSGDELNKRDKEEPTSWMRTDGLSELAMPTTKDKSGSTSHRYRPASEYDDATLTQKRQYWKIKKREQRARLTERRGTSTQHSQEEKLRHLHAPAVGNSTLSGSFAAFTSPLQSNNDSYQTVNVSPASQSGNALGGRSVEATENQKEKWLRTMKLNKVLPQLPVSCSVSAKASRGNADTVKCLTARGAVSRGVTSLTPIGTQLNTHSSVPPVRMTSTTNGSSAKTTPQPCVSMQGSSVPKTQHKAQVALRIQPKLLPTNVTTGMIHVSSPYVPVSIKTEGKTANTTPQSGTKSALVTLQRAKGVSNSQSSLESEEQRAAKRREHWRIKKREQRAKLAAQIAKARERTQSAEMTLQRQTAQKPGLAGGTILQHLPSQSFLRGAGQKQCPPRVKTSFTSAKRGNYDLQSGPASLTTVNLQAGQIKVQTPHRTPQTAITCGTISVRKLGESQRKLPSYVHLSNVSRGIARCKTPRQRFIEAQKNFLNQRNIRCRSPLLTSVFGTRNIPQIDPNDTPEQIIAKRREYWRVKKREQRAKLSMEVKARLKERDSLMRRVKRYQRILEEMRRARALAQSAGSTHTHASETIGGFIKEDGTVTINIPQVPTDHNTAAHKSEEECHAVSNNTPITKPQHQPNTKQRGSTPVHGTQPPPFLRPAQVSFPFAGQSVNKPPRLLSIRPRTQVESTTVPNVHKLAIQTGSQLTLTHPQAPQNAVSGGSTAGSNLGGCVMKMAISSSVPSLSALFLDPELTEEERMAKKREYWRIKKREQRAARAARLRQGVLLARANATLQRRKAQKQMAVTTVPLGRSLTNHSGNAQFLPINSVPLTPHANEIKQESESMPAVDLNSQPEQAICPDIKPPTSPSPPPASQPEPDLALNADSQATTLLAVASMKKLLEESLSTVTECRSVQTGIKTESTEEVFEQEIKPNLPPNEVAPIAADLKLEIESCQPDTDALLRAGPPSPHLKDSSQSSETLPPLSTSNEAVLHPTCEHSSQTLSKFIVNPSMEASNSPSSPRRTQRLRTKKAGHQSCCSPEPPKLHHLPMDHLRPHRQEQCHNSNSVNNSVVTKHSGGISLQRKREYWKLMKRQQRARLRARQKERQGECSNRLSYRNIQAPGLVVINTVKGVNPPAKPALQPRPSIASLTAVTSIPDVLVVSPTMCNAEQSPDTLQVKLPVTSVSCSPRSERNHMNVGLSQIVSNYPGAHGNQQQALPGSRNWMSRGTDVGSAPSLPTLKPPDNPLSSINLQPIDPSQTPSSPLSPIKTPCAQLPSRTQMIQPPTKLAPVTTMVPPKPIPGESEEDFLRRKREYWRIKKKEQRARKAIRDKGITPLRAAHNLRPILPAQDLQTQESGPWVSSIEESEHLMSTSEDTDPGSYPFATYTAPAEDELLFADYENNTGEDGPGEDGPVSDAVWRNRYLMDYDPLNQLLVCMVCGELQYSHSLEGVRAHIDEAHPDTLSLEPREQRQILEAWDEQVSQRERFFTSQLRQHSGGLAEAHMN